From a single Paenibacillus sp. FSL W8-0426 genomic region:
- a CDS encoding helix-turn-helix domain-containing protein has translation MELSRTGSSAYPAPAPERTIYLHHAELATVGHAGHLTQMMATQTTLIILLEGHCHLKKKNRSTLMKMDTVYTCYPGTTFEFIGKGEPSLVAILRVELYQPSTSRPGMLESASQHISALLPDEAAHPVPGAAGDCCRSVCAMLRSGDPIQQLRAQLQVMGLVIDAASACSSGSSMQASGVERVKHYMDEHPEEPLNSGKLAELAGLSPKHFAEQFKKRYGKSAREYITELRLAKAKRLMLRPGRKLKDVAHEVGYQDEFYFSRLFKKEFGVSPSSYIGKRKHKIAAYACASTLGTLLALEQLPYLAPLHPKWTNYYLERYGDDIPYHLEYGSSDSAAHPNIKQIAEAAPELIVCPDYVTGTEYETLRDIAPVFKLPPEGPGSWKQGLIQLGTILGLEEEALQWTREFEIRSQKTSRAISSLHGRKAAPSILFVRMIRGRLLGFDSAGTLDYVYNDLGIRRPRYTPRDGDEWSPVTWEQLQAEDVDYVALMIRQDSKTLEQWQALSRSPEWRALRVVRQDRVFMLSSNPWREYSPIGLDRARLDLFNHLKSAGKKSMPNPPAVYGEDIANRS, from the coding sequence ATGGAATTATCGCGAACCGGATCGTCGGCATACCCTGCACCAGCGCCGGAAAGGACGATTTATCTGCATCATGCCGAATTGGCGACCGTTGGACATGCCGGGCATTTGACCCAAATGATGGCTACCCAAACGACATTGATCATTCTGCTCGAAGGCCATTGCCATTTAAAGAAAAAAAACCGCAGCACGTTGATGAAGATGGACACGGTCTACACCTGTTATCCGGGCACGACCTTTGAATTCATCGGAAAAGGCGAGCCGTCGCTCGTCGCCATTCTGCGAGTGGAACTCTACCAGCCGTCAACGAGCCGGCCCGGAATGCTCGAATCGGCTTCGCAGCATATCTCCGCACTGCTGCCTGACGAAGCAGCGCATCCTGTTCCCGGGGCGGCGGGAGATTGCTGCAGATCCGTGTGCGCAATGCTTCGCTCGGGAGATCCGATCCAGCAGCTGCGGGCCCAGCTTCAGGTCATGGGGTTGGTGATCGATGCCGCTTCGGCGTGCTCCTCCGGTTCATCCATGCAGGCCAGCGGCGTCGAACGGGTCAAACATTACATGGATGAGCATCCGGAAGAACCGCTGAACTCAGGTAAATTGGCCGAGCTGGCCGGACTAAGCCCTAAACACTTTGCGGAACAATTCAAGAAACGATATGGAAAAAGCGCTCGCGAATATATCACGGAATTGCGTCTCGCCAAAGCCAAACGCCTGATGCTCCGACCCGGCCGAAAGCTGAAGGATGTCGCCCACGAGGTGGGGTACCAGGACGAGTTTTATTTCAGCCGGTTGTTCAAAAAAGAATTCGGCGTTTCCCCCTCAAGCTATATCGGCAAACGCAAGCACAAAATCGCCGCTTATGCATGTGCCTCCACATTAGGAACATTGCTCGCGCTGGAACAGCTGCCTTACTTGGCCCCGCTTCATCCCAAATGGACGAACTACTATTTGGAGAGATACGGGGACGACATCCCCTACCATCTGGAATATGGTTCAAGCGATTCGGCAGCACACCCGAACATCAAGCAGATCGCGGAGGCTGCGCCGGAGCTTATCGTATGTCCGGATTATGTTACCGGGACGGAGTATGAAACATTGAGGGATATCGCTCCGGTGTTCAAACTTCCTCCGGAAGGGCCGGGCAGTTGGAAACAGGGTTTGATTCAGCTTGGCACCATTTTGGGCCTGGAGGAAGAGGCATTGCAGTGGACTCGGGAGTTCGAGATCCGAAGCCAAAAGACAAGTCGCGCGATATCCAGCCTTCATGGGCGAAAGGCGGCCCCCTCCATTTTATTTGTGCGCATGATCCGAGGCCGACTGCTTGGATTTGACTCGGCGGGCACGCTCGATTACGTGTATAACGATCTCGGAATCCGGCGTCCGCGGTATACTCCGAGAGACGGCGACGAGTGGTCGCCGGTCACGTGGGAGCAGCTGCAGGCAGAAGACGTGGACTACGTGGCGTTGATGATTCGGCAGGACTCGAAAACGCTGGAGCAGTGGCAAGCACTCAGCCGGTCGCCCGAATGGCGGGCACTGCGAGTGGTTCGTCAGGATCGGGTATTCATGCTGTCCTCCAATCCGTGGCGCGAGTATTCTCCGATTGGTTTGGACCGGGCACGCCTGGATTTGTTTAACCATTTGAAGTCTGCCGGAAAAAAGTCCATGCCGAATCCTCCTGCAGTCTATGGAGAAGACATCGCAAACCGCTCATAA
- a CDS encoding ABC transporter substrate-binding protein — protein MKKATILLLSTIMLGMLAACGGQNNTSGEAQSAGQAAQTKTTENAASGETASATAESGTRTVNYLGTDYEVPAQIDRYVITGALEAMEDSILLDIHPVGAITSGGKFPDMFASITDQAESIGEKITPNFEKILSLKPQVILGSTKFEAAVLDKLKQIQTTIPYSHVATNWEANLMLLGELSGKQDKAAELIQTYKSDLEQAKLTVNETLKDKKVVLVRIRDGGIYIYGPDLYFNTLLYGELGLTVPDAVAAAEKQELLSMEQFAAINPDVLFIQFSEDENPDNTAALEEIESNPIFQSVNAVKEKQVYVNIVDPLAQGGTAYSKIQFLKAFMEKVQP, from the coding sequence ATGAAAAAAGCAACGATACTTCTGCTGTCCACCATCATGCTGGGCATGTTGGCAGCTTGCGGAGGACAGAACAATACAAGCGGCGAGGCCCAGTCGGCAGGGCAGGCCGCACAGACGAAAACAACCGAGAATGCGGCATCGGGCGAGACCGCATCGGCGACGGCGGAGAGCGGCACACGAACGGTAAATTACCTTGGAACGGACTATGAGGTGCCTGCCCAGATCGACCGATATGTCATTACCGGTGCGCTTGAAGCGATGGAGGATTCCATTCTTCTCGACATCCATCCGGTAGGAGCCATTACTTCCGGAGGCAAATTCCCGGACATGTTCGCTTCCATCACGGATCAAGCGGAGTCGATCGGTGAGAAAATCACTCCGAACTTCGAGAAAATCCTCTCCTTGAAACCACAGGTCATTCTGGGAAGCACCAAATTCGAGGCAGCGGTATTGGACAAGCTGAAACAGATTCAGACCACCATTCCGTATTCCCACGTTGCAACCAACTGGGAAGCGAACTTGATGCTGCTCGGCGAGTTGAGCGGCAAACAAGACAAGGCCGCAGAGCTGATCCAAACCTACAAATCCGATCTGGAACAAGCCAAACTGACCGTGAACGAAACGCTCAAGGATAAAAAGGTCGTGCTGGTTCGTATCCGTGACGGCGGCATTTATATTTATGGACCCGACCTGTACTTCAACACGCTCCTCTATGGCGAGCTTGGACTGACGGTGCCTGATGCCGTTGCGGCTGCGGAAAAACAAGAACTGCTGTCCATGGAACAATTCGCTGCCATCAACCCGGACGTGCTGTTCATCCAGTTCTCGGAGGACGAGAATCCGGATAATACGGCCGCGCTTGAGGAGATCGAGAGCAATCCGATTTTCCAAAGCGTCAATGCCGTCAAGGAAAAGCAGGTGTACGTAAATATTGTGGACCCGTTGGCACAAGGGGGGACCGCATACAGCAAAATCCAGTTCTTGAAAGCTTTCATGGAAAAAGTTCAACCATAA
- a CDS encoding iron ABC transporter permease, whose protein sequence is MLTTKTMEHHDSGSRKNRRLALLLVLSPAAALLIVTCSVLYGAKDIAPDDVWNALIYYDSGNVDHQIILHSRIPRAAGALLVGLMLAMSGAVMQGVTRNDLASPSLLGVSDGSVFAVTLCMILVPNVGGSGLILVSMAGSALGVALVFGMAALIPRGSSPVTLAILGIITGMFLNGVSDALAMYYHIPQKISFWYNARLYQMELGELEMVWPYALAGIILVLLLSRYISVLALGEEVSAALGQRVRLIKGISMLAVALLTGIAVAIAGKIAFVGLIIPHVARMIIGNDYRRVIPLSGALGALFLGLCDILSRFMNYPFEMPIGVVLAIFGVPFFLYLIRRRKKEVAS, encoded by the coding sequence ATGTTAACTACCAAAACCATGGAACATCACGATTCGGGCTCCCGCAAAAACAGGCGGCTTGCGCTCCTGCTTGTTCTGTCTCCGGCAGCGGCGCTGCTGATCGTAACTTGTTCGGTTCTTTATGGCGCCAAGGATATTGCTCCGGATGACGTTTGGAATGCGCTGATATACTACGATTCAGGCAACGTGGACCACCAGATCATTCTGCATTCACGCATTCCGCGGGCAGCAGGTGCACTGCTGGTCGGCTTGATGCTGGCCATGTCGGGGGCTGTCATGCAGGGAGTAACCCGTAATGACCTGGCTTCGCCATCCCTGCTCGGAGTGTCGGACGGTTCGGTGTTTGCCGTTACGCTATGCATGATTTTGGTTCCAAACGTTGGCGGCTCGGGGCTGATCCTGGTATCGATGGCCGGATCGGCGCTCGGAGTTGCGCTTGTATTTGGCATGGCTGCGCTCATTCCACGAGGCAGCTCGCCCGTCACGCTGGCTATATTGGGGATCATTACGGGCATGTTCTTGAACGGTGTATCGGATGCATTAGCCATGTATTATCATATCCCGCAAAAAATCAGTTTCTGGTACAACGCCAGATTGTATCAAATGGAACTTGGAGAGCTGGAAATGGTTTGGCCATACGCCTTGGCAGGCATCATTCTCGTACTGCTTTTGTCCCGATACATCTCCGTGCTCGCGCTGGGAGAAGAGGTTTCGGCCGCGCTTGGGCAGCGGGTGCGGCTGATCAAAGGCATTTCGATGCTGGCAGTGGCTTTGTTGACCGGCATCGCGGTGGCTATTGCCGGCAAAATCGCTTTTGTCGGCCTGATCATTCCCCATGTGGCGAGAATGATCATCGGCAACGACTACCGGCGGGTCATTCCTCTATCCGGTGCGCTCGGTGCATTGTTTTTGGGACTGTGCGACATTTTGTCCCGCTTCATGAATTATCCGTTTGAGATGCCGATCGGGGTCGTGCTGGCGATCTTTGGCGTTCCTTTCTTTCTGTATCTGATTCGCCGCAGGAAGAAGGAGGTGGCATCGTGA
- a CDS encoding iron ABC transporter permease codes for MRNAKKTTAGYAAVIGCTLAAIAGMFLLGLMTGEMKLSIGDVLGTLLGNQGQSDYDIVIFQFRLPRIVLGALLGAALGMSGAVVQSLTRNPLADPGILGIHAGAGMFVILFMFVFQDLIPSTGRLAVMLMPLFGVAGGVLAALTIFMLARNNGHLEPQKLILVGIAVTTGFSAVTLYISLKMNPHDFERAAMWLAGSLNSANWIFIVSILPWMVVLLPYLFCKTRVLDLLRLGDDNLIGLGMSVQRERNLLLFASVGVVTAGVAVAGSIGFVGLIAPHMAMRLTGLAHRRSLPISGLLGAALVLISDYVGRTVFSPSELPVGVVLSIVGVPYFVWLMWSRSRR; via the coding sequence GTGAGAAATGCAAAGAAAACGACGGCCGGTTATGCTGCCGTGATCGGTTGTACCTTGGCCGCCATTGCGGGCATGTTTCTTCTCGGACTGATGACCGGCGAGATGAAGCTTTCCATCGGCGACGTGTTAGGTACCTTATTGGGCAATCAAGGACAGTCGGACTATGATATCGTCATATTCCAGTTCCGCCTGCCTCGCATCGTACTCGGCGCATTGCTTGGGGCAGCTCTGGGCATGTCCGGGGCCGTCGTGCAGAGCCTGACGCGCAACCCGCTGGCAGACCCGGGCATTCTGGGCATCCATGCGGGCGCAGGCATGTTCGTTATCCTGTTCATGTTTGTCTTCCAGGACTTGATTCCGTCGACCGGACGGTTGGCGGTCATGCTCATGCCTCTATTCGGCGTCGCGGGAGGCGTGCTTGCGGCGCTGACGATATTCATGCTGGCGCGAAACAATGGACATCTTGAGCCGCAGAAGCTCATTTTGGTCGGGATCGCGGTGACGACGGGATTTTCGGCAGTGACGCTGTACATTTCCCTGAAGATGAATCCGCATGATTTCGAGCGGGCGGCAATGTGGCTTGCGGGAAGCTTGAATTCCGCCAACTGGATTTTCATCGTCTCCATTCTGCCTTGGATGGTTGTGCTGCTGCCGTACCTGTTCTGCAAAACGCGGGTGCTTGATCTGCTGCGGCTGGGCGACGACAATCTGATCGGACTCGGAATGTCCGTACAGCGGGAACGGAACTTGCTGCTGTTTGCCAGCGTGGGCGTAGTGACGGCTGGCGTGGCCGTGGCAGGCAGCATCGGGTTCGTCGGGCTGATCGCCCCTCATATGGCGATGCGGCTTACAGGACTCGCACACCGCAGATCACTTCCGATCAGCGGTTTGTTGGGCGCAGCGCTGGTGCTGATCAGCGACTACGTTGGCAGGACGGTATTTTCCCCGTCCGAATTGCCCGTCGGCGTTGTGCTGTCCATTGTCGGCGTCCCTTATTTTGTGTGGCTGATGTGGTCACGTTCACGGAGGTAA
- a CDS encoding alpha/beta hydrolase-fold protein, translating into MIEMQQLEVEGRKLTVFLPPSYAFSGRPYPVVYLHDGAKLMMSTLNYMYRLFREGLLAEVIVVGVDSEARNDEYTPWPAHAATEGKEPFGGLGGNYVNELADVIKPEIDRLFRTVQDARSTGLVGYSLGGLITLYAAYRRPDAFGNFGMLSPSTWYEGMLEYVEQHSLPNREIRMYISLGNREGIYKSNIQQNAVANTLQVYHRLSGQLQETNRLRLDILDDATHDLVFMARQFPEALGWMYGHKGRQVTIKPNEISRGIVHKGDAIVTGASPALPGTETWDIRSMRNGMLYRIFVHLPLKPPPPEGYPVLYTVDGNAYFASLNDAMRLQTRHPKGLPSGLIVAVGYPEDGPFVAERRFRDLTVPDRQQGLRPDGSSWPVNGGADTFLDFIEFELMPQIEGRYPVDTRQQALFGHSLGGFFTLYTLMRRNHLFQNYVAGSPSIWWKDRVLFDMLPEFETRLRNSRLDCSLMIGIGGEDTKLLANAKQFYDRLVPYEGSSIQRLRHHVFEGEGHMSVLQPMFSPMLRFVFAKEGERLRI; encoded by the coding sequence ATGATTGAAATGCAGCAGCTGGAGGTGGAGGGACGCAAGCTCACTGTTTTTCTGCCTCCTTCGTATGCCTTTTCCGGAAGGCCGTATCCCGTTGTGTACCTTCACGACGGGGCCAAGCTGATGATGAGCACGTTGAACTACATGTACAGGTTGTTCCGTGAAGGTTTGCTGGCAGAGGTGATCGTTGTTGGCGTGGATAGCGAAGCACGCAATGACGAATATACTCCCTGGCCAGCGCATGCCGCGACCGAAGGGAAAGAACCGTTTGGAGGTTTGGGGGGAAACTACGTCAATGAACTGGCGGATGTGATCAAACCCGAGATCGACCGCCTGTTCCGCACGGTTCAAGATGCCCGCTCGACGGGGCTGGTCGGTTATTCGCTCGGGGGATTGATTACGCTCTATGCCGCATATCGGAGGCCCGATGCTTTCGGCAACTTTGGCATGTTATCGCCATCGACGTGGTATGAAGGCATGCTGGAGTATGTGGAGCAGCATTCGCTGCCAAACCGGGAAATCCGCATGTACATTTCGCTTGGCAATCGGGAAGGCATATATAAGAGCAATATTCAGCAAAATGCGGTGGCAAACACACTGCAAGTGTATCATCGGTTAAGCGGGCAGCTGCAGGAAACAAATCGTTTGCGTTTGGACATTTTGGATGATGCAACGCATGATCTGGTTTTTATGGCACGCCAGTTCCCGGAGGCGCTCGGATGGATGTACGGGCATAAGGGTCGGCAGGTTACCATCAAGCCAAACGAAATCAGCCGCGGCATTGTCCATAAAGGAGATGCTATCGTTACGGGGGCGAGTCCTGCTTTGCCGGGCACGGAAACATGGGACATTCGTTCCATGCGCAATGGAATGCTCTACCGCATTTTCGTTCATCTTCCGCTCAAGCCGCCTCCACCTGAAGGCTATCCGGTTTTGTACACGGTGGACGGCAATGCCTACTTTGCTTCGTTGAACGACGCGATGCGATTGCAAACCCGCCATCCGAAAGGGCTGCCCTCCGGCCTGATCGTTGCCGTCGGTTATCCGGAAGATGGACCGTTCGTGGCGGAACGCAGGTTCAGGGATTTGACGGTCCCGGATCGGCAGCAGGGATTGCGTCCGGATGGTTCTTCATGGCCGGTAAACGGAGGCGCTGACACGTTTCTGGATTTCATCGAATTTGAATTGATGCCGCAGATCGAGGGCAGGTATCCGGTGGATACGCGTCAGCAAGCGTTGTTCGGCCATTCGCTGGGCGGTTTTTTTACGCTGTATACGCTCATGAGGCGGAATCACTTATTCCAGAATTACGTGGCAGGCAGCCCGTCGATCTGGTGGAAAGACCGCGTTTTGTTTGACATGCTGCCTGAATTTGAGACAAGGCTTCGGAACAGCCGGTTGGACTGCTCGCTGATGATCGGCATAGGGGGAGAAGATACCAAATTGCTGGCTAATGCGAAACAATTTTACGATCGGCTGGTTCCTTACGAGGGAAGCTCCATTCAGCGACTACGGCATCACGTTTTCGAGGGCGAGGGGCACATGTCGGTGCTGCAGCCGATGTTCAGCCCGATGCTCCGCTTCGTTTTTGCCAAAGAGGGCGAGAGATTGCGCATCTAA
- a CDS encoding M48 family metallopeptidase — translation MNDSEWYVCPDCGQDIEVNEGYKAWCEHCNWNIAEEEEQGETGWLRTINRKLDERFSGRLLDEFKYSVTREFPLTKYRLYAYMLALIVHTSTLAILGLAILCFATNSTWLGFLGILLLLLWIAVMLPYRRRLPGRVITKEDYPELHQLIEEIRQQLNALSVHMIRVTEDYNSYILSWKGKRKILVLGIPQLAALTTEEKIAIISFQMSLLAHPNAAKHAFVDRAMNLLQSWQDALDQSDSGILAILLFPLVILGQVVAFFLALFQILLMLTLRDEMQRSIYIADYEASLIAGSQAWKSLLLKATMEEFFLTTAFQVAKYPYSKELYEEFRQRIATIPRKEMLRAERLQEMQEVHNVFNHPSAKNRLEVMREHWCFAPSYQPDAAQVKKIQAEFHDLEQRSQKILLSHLRETG, via the coding sequence TTGAATGACAGTGAATGGTATGTCTGTCCGGACTGCGGGCAAGACATCGAGGTCAATGAGGGCTATAAAGCCTGGTGCGAACATTGCAATTGGAACATTGCCGAGGAGGAGGAACAAGGGGAAACGGGCTGGCTCCGAACAATAAACCGGAAATTGGACGAACGTTTTTCAGGGCGCCTGCTCGATGAATTCAAGTATAGCGTAACCCGAGAGTTTCCATTGACCAAATATCGATTATATGCGTACATGCTGGCTTTAATTGTACATACATCGACGTTAGCCATCTTGGGCCTCGCGATTCTTTGTTTTGCCACCAATTCGACTTGGCTCGGTTTTTTGGGAATACTCCTTTTATTGCTATGGATTGCGGTAATGCTTCCTTATCGCAGGCGTTTGCCAGGAAGGGTTATTACGAAAGAGGATTATCCCGAACTTCATCAACTGATCGAAGAAATACGGCAACAATTAAACGCGCTGTCTGTGCACATGATTCGGGTAACTGAGGATTACAACAGTTATATTTTAAGCTGGAAGGGGAAAAGAAAGATTCTCGTGCTCGGCATACCGCAACTTGCTGCATTGACGACGGAAGAAAAGATAGCGATAATCAGCTTTCAAATGAGCCTGCTGGCACATCCAAATGCAGCCAAACACGCCTTTGTGGATCGGGCGATGAACCTCCTGCAATCTTGGCAGGATGCACTTGATCAGAGCGATAGCGGCATTTTGGCCATTCTTCTGTTTCCGCTTGTCATTCTGGGACAGGTCGTTGCTTTCTTTCTGGCGCTTTTTCAAATTCTGTTGATGCTGACCTTAAGGGATGAGATGCAGCGTTCCATCTACATTGCTGATTACGAAGCTTCACTGATCGCGGGCAGCCAGGCATGGAAGTCCCTGCTCCTGAAAGCAACCATGGAAGAGTTCTTTCTTACCACAGCTTTTCAAGTCGCAAAGTATCCGTATAGCAAGGAGTTGTATGAAGAATTCAGACAACGCATCGCAACGATTCCGCGCAAGGAAATGTTGCGCGCCGAACGGTTGCAGGAAATGCAAGAAGTACATAACGTGTTTAACCATCCTTCCGCAAAAAACCGCTTGGAAGTCATGAGGGAGCACTGGTGTTTTGCCCCATCATATCAGCCTGATGCAGCACAAGTAAAAAAAATTCAAGCCGAGTTTCATGATCTTGAACAGCGTTCCCAAAAGATTTTGTTAAGCCATCTTCGAGAGACTGGATAA
- a CDS encoding transposase, translating to MERKENDMLPLSHEEVEVDGVYVNEAGREEHLHRGQHFPADPVLGKSEWKLTEFAFDNHHEGRTDERLVPKENDTDKMGKITHPRRHLERGDR from the coding sequence ATGGAACGCAAGGAAAACGATATGCTCCCTCTTTCCCATGAAGAAGTGGAAGTGGATGGCGTTTACGTTAATGAAGCCGGACGCGAGGAACATCTTCATCGCGGACAACATTTTCCCGCCGATCCCGTGCTCGGCAAGAGCGAATGGAAACTGACCGAATTTGCGTTTGACAACCATCATGAAGGCCGAACGGATGAGCGCTTGGTTCCTAAGGAAAACGATACGGACAAAATGGGTAAAATCACGCATCCACGCCGACATTTGGAGCGGGGAGACCGCTAG
- the map gene encoding type I methionyl aminopeptidase, with the protein MQVDPILKTKEEIGYMQEAGRILRSCHEQIERWLASRITTLEINERVEAFLAKQGATPEQKGYKGYPYAICASVNDVVCHGFPDERELADGDVITIDMVVNKDGWLADSAWTYAVGEPGRVLRKLMKRTERALHRAIAQAVPGKTLGDIGNAIERVARLHRYGIVKPLIGHGIGQYIHEPPNVLPYGKRRTGMMLTEGMVITIEPIFTKGSSGAVIWDDDGWTVRTADGSVGVQYEHTVAITADGPLVLTAGS; encoded by the coding sequence ATGCAAGTGGACCCTATATTGAAGACCAAAGAGGAAATCGGCTATATGCAGGAAGCAGGGCGTATTCTGAGGAGCTGCCATGAGCAGATCGAACGATGGCTGGCTTCGAGAATAACGACGCTTGAAATCAACGAACGGGTCGAGGCATTTCTGGCAAAGCAGGGGGCCACGCCGGAGCAAAAGGGATATAAAGGATACCCGTATGCGATATGTGCTTCCGTAAATGATGTGGTATGCCACGGCTTTCCGGATGAGCGAGAGCTGGCCGACGGGGACGTCATCACCATAGACATGGTGGTCAACAAAGACGGATGGCTGGCCGACTCTGCCTGGACGTATGCCGTAGGCGAGCCCGGAAGGGTTTTGCGCAAATTGATGAAGCGTACGGAAAGGGCGCTTCATCGGGCGATTGCTCAGGCAGTACCGGGCAAAACGCTCGGGGATATCGGGAATGCCATTGAGCGGGTAGCCAGACTGCACCGGTATGGCATCGTGAAACCGCTCATCGGTCACGGGATCGGTCAGTACATACACGAACCGCCGAACGTGCTTCCTTACGGCAAACGAAGAACGGGAATGATGCTTACCGAGGGCATGGTCATCACGATCGAGCCGATTTTCACGAAAGGCTCGTCGGGAGCCGTGATCTGGGATGACGACGGTTGGACCGTACGCACGGCCGACGGCAGCGTCGGCGTTCAATACGAACACACCGTGGCCATTACGGCGGATGGACCGCTTGTGCTGACAGCTGGCAGTTAG
- the coxB gene encoding cytochrome c oxidase subunit II codes for MMKQWQAAKRIVPLIAMLSLLLSACGREDLSVMKPQGPVAQSQLDLMKLSITIMIVVLIIVFAIAAYVLIRFRRRSGQQEVPEQVEGNFKLEVIWTAIPLLLVVILAVPTVQTIFAQGEDASKDKNAIQVQVTSHQYWWEFTYPQYDITTAQDLIIPTGKKIAFELKTADVLHSFWVPSLAGKMDTNPDGTVNRFSFSAPNEGVYRGKCAELCGRSHAFMEFKVKAVSQESFDRWVNEMKAPAVLPEDAQLAEKFKTNCLSCHAVGDQGGPVAPNLTGIGGKESVAGILLNKREGQEEGNPVLDNMKEWLHDPQSVKPGNTMPNPKDLGLTDEEIDGIAEYLANYKLNYE; via the coding sequence ATGATGAAACAGTGGCAGGCCGCAAAGAGAATCGTCCCGTTAATCGCGATGTTGTCTTTGCTGCTCTCCGCATGCGGGCGGGAAGACTTGTCGGTAATGAAACCTCAGGGTCCGGTGGCGCAAAGCCAGCTCGATCTGATGAAGCTCTCCATCACGATTATGATTGTTGTGCTCATCATTGTGTTTGCGATTGCCGCTTACGTCCTGATCCGTTTCCGCAGGCGGTCCGGACAACAAGAAGTGCCCGAGCAGGTAGAAGGCAATTTCAAGCTGGAGGTCATTTGGACAGCCATTCCGCTCCTTCTGGTCGTTATTTTGGCCGTACCCACGGTCCAAACCATTTTTGCCCAAGGCGAGGACGCCTCCAAAGACAAAAATGCCATTCAAGTCCAAGTTACCTCGCATCAATACTGGTGGGAATTCACTTACCCTCAATATGACATCACCACTGCACAGGATCTCATCATCCCGACCGGGAAAAAAATCGCATTCGAATTAAAAACCGCAGACGTGCTTCATTCCTTCTGGGTGCCGTCGCTCGCGGGCAAAATGGACACAAACCCGGATGGAACCGTCAACAGATTCAGCTTCTCCGCACCAAACGAAGGCGTATACCGAGGCAAATGCGCCGAGCTGTGCGGCAGATCGCATGCCTTCATGGAGTTTAAGGTCAAGGCGGTAAGCCAAGAATCCTTCGACCGTTGGGTCAATGAAATGAAGGCGCCGGCCGTGCTCCCCGAAGATGCTCAGCTTGCCGAGAAATTCAAAACCAACTGCCTCTCCTGCCACGCGGTGGGCGATCAAGGCGGGCCGGTTGCTCCCAATCTCACCGGAATCGGCGGCAAGGAATCGGTAGCAGGGATTCTGCTAAACAAACGGGAAGGGCAGGAGGAAGGCAACCCGGTGCTCGACAACATGAAGGAATGGCTCCATGATCCTCAAAGCGTGAAGCCGGGCAATACGATGCCGAATCCGAAGGATCTCGGATTGACGGACGAAGAGATCGACGGCATTGCCGAATATTTGGCCAACTACAAATTGAACTATGAATAG